CGGTCACCCGGATCTGACCCGGGTAGGTCAGCTCCTCCTCGATCTGCTTGGCCACGTCCCGGGCCAGCACGGCGGCGCCGATGTCGTCCACGTCGTCCGGCTTGACCATCACCCGGATCTCGCGGCCCGCCTGCATCGCGAAGACCTTCTCCACGCCGAGCTTGCTCGCCGCGATCTCCTCGATCCGCTCCAGCCGCTTGACGTACGCCTCCAGGCTCTCCCGCCGGGCGCCCGGCCGCCCGCCCGAGCAGGCGTCGGACGCCTGGGTCAGCACCGCCTCGATCGTCTGCGGCGGCACCTCGTTGTGGTGCGCCTCGATGGCGTGCACCACGTCCTCGCTCTCACCGTACTTGCGGGCCAGGTCGGCGCCGATGATGGCGTGGCTGCCCTCCACCTCGTGGGTGAGCGCCTTGCCGATGTCGTGCAGGAACGCCGACCGCTTGATGATCGGCACGTCCAGCTTCAGCTCGGCGGCCATGATGCCGGCGATGTGCGCGGTCTCGACGAGATGCTTGAGCACGTTCTGCCCGTACGACGTGCGGTAGCGCAGCCGGCCGAGCAGGGTCACCAGCTCCGGGTGGATCTCGGTGATGCCGACCTCGACCAGGGCGTCCTCGGCGGCCCGACGGCAGAGCTGGTCGACCTCCTGCCGGGCCAGGTCGTAGACCTCCTCGATCCGGTGCGGGTGGATCCGCCCGTCGAGGACCAGCTTCTCCAGGGTGAGCCGGCCGACCTCCCGCCGGACCGGGTCGAAGCAGGAGAGCAGCACCGCCTCCGGGGTGTCGTCGATGATCAGGTTGACCCCGGTCACCGACTCGAAGGCGCGGATGTTGCGCCCCTCCCGGCCGATGATCCGCCCCTTCATCTCGTCCCCGGGCAGGTGCAGGACGCTGACCACGCTCTCCGCGGTCTGCTCGCTCGCCACGCGCTGGATCGCGTCGACCACGATGTGCCGGGCCCGCTGCTCGGCGGTGCTGCGGGCGTCCGCCTCGATGTCGCGGACC
This genomic stretch from Micromonospora krabiensis harbors:
- the rny gene encoding ribonuclease Y encodes the protein MSALDVALLVAVLVLMAVVVGAVLLGARALQRFQAQPSAEDPAFIAEKDRQEQSLAALRSAADEANSTIDVAKSAAAAARAEAAAAKAEAKAARAEARRVLDDARAEADTVLERAHKQAEADAEQLRTAARRSGEREVAVLAATTREQAAEVERRAARMDERERLHTEEVERLAERERQLTAASAALSAREAALARREAELTEAEELRRRELERVAGLTADAARTELVEAIETQAKREAALLVRDIEADARSTAEQRARHIVVDAIQRVASEQTAESVVSVLHLPGDEMKGRIIGREGRNIRAFESVTGVNLIIDDTPEAVLLSCFDPVRREVGRLTLEKLVLDGRIHPHRIEEVYDLARQEVDQLCRRAAEDALVEVGITEIHPELVTLLGRLRYRTSYGQNVLKHLVETAHIAGIMAAELKLDVPIIKRSAFLHDIGKALTHEVEGSHAIIGADLARKYGESEDVVHAIEAHHNEVPPQTIEAVLTQASDACSGGRPGARRESLEAYVKRLERIEEIAASKLGVEKVFAMQAGREIRVMVKPDDVDDIGAAVLARDVAKQIEEELTYPGQIRVTVVRESRVTEIAR